One genomic window of Quercus robur chromosome 6, dhQueRobu3.1, whole genome shotgun sequence includes the following:
- the LOC126690291 gene encoding B3 domain-containing protein At4g01580-like, translating into MASQWRRDNDDGPADRSPHFFKIILQNAVQEGKLRIPDKCVQKFGVDLSDMAFLTIPNGRKWKVKLAQHAGGVWFQNGWSEFASSHGVAVGHLLVFKYEGNSQFHVLIFDATATEIDYTLDDEQHVHHRIEDDESDDSSVEIIKHFYRGEGSGSAHPKKDGGVAKNLVIANAFKSENPLFTVTMRPSYINGKDRASLPQHIINYLPRDGFTKDYTKASILPVKLQIVDRLWPVKLYIYERSGGSSCVVSAGWSAFVRENSLQVGDVCVFELIMRDGVVLNVHIFKCQD; encoded by the exons ATGGCTTCTCAATGGCGGAGAGACAACGACGATGGTCCTGCTGATCGGTCCCCACACTTTTTCAAGATTATTCTGCAGAATGCTGTTCAGGAAGGAAAGCTT CGGATTCCAGATAAGTGCGTGCAGAAATTTGGAGTGGACCTGTCAGATATGGCCTTTCTCACTATTCCAAATGGTAGAAAATGGAAAGTCAAGTTGGCACAACATGCTGGGGGGGTTTGGTTTCAAAATGGTTGGTCCGAATTTGCAAGCTCTCATGGTGTAGCCGTGGGGCACTTGCTGGTTttcaaatatgaaggaaattcacaGTTTCATGTACTCATATTTGATGCCACTGCAACAGAAATAGACTATACTTTAGACGACGAACAACATGTACATCATAGGATCGAAGATGATGAGAGTGATGACAGCTCTGTTGAAATCATCAAACACTTTTATAGGGGAGAGGGTTCAG GATCAGCCCATCCTAAGAAAGACGGTGGTGTAGCTAAAAATCTTGTTATAGCCAATGCTTTTAAATCAGAAAATCCCCTTTTCACTGTTACCATGCGTCCATCCTACATTAATGGCAAGGATCGTGCG AGTTTACCCCAACACATTATCAACTACTTACCAAGAGACGGGTTTACCAAGGACTACACCAAAGCAAGTATACTCCCTGTCAAGCTCCAGATTGTGGACCGATTATGGCCTGTGAAGCTATACATTTATGAACGAAGTGGGGGTTCATCATGTGTCGTATCAGCTGGTTGGTCTGCGTTTGTGAGGGAAAATAGTTTGCAAGTAGGAGATGTTTGCGTATTTGAGCTGATTATGAGGGACGGTGTTGTGTTAAACGTCCACATTTTCAAGTGCCAAGACTAA
- the LOC126690292 gene encoding uncharacterized protein LOC126690292, producing the protein MMWAVIKRTPQFIASDLYVTVEAVGFHGSASSQHASGVEEPHSLSVDVHPPFAYATPFPYNNQPCAIDHLDNTEVVGATNTHDVGGSTHTYEHVQADMDGGIDIDASRDVYEEFIDTDGPVDDAEVLDVPLIENNEEDCLTTVPIPEWFTSNTWDNINDLSPALGTGHLTSWHKDDHPARGMLFKNKASVQYVLTLYSVEHNKQYKFIKSDTNRLVVRCKNEACLWSIRANCSKKHGMWVISTCKGPHSCSSLQLPTDGRMMDSKFISIALEKYVREDLTRKVRDLRSMLHARHGHDVTMYKVWEAKQKAVARIYGDFDESYTELPRFLAALSDADPDTVTTLKCDPNVPGTCIFNSAFWAFGPCIRGFRHCRPVISIDATHLYGKYKGKLLIAMATDGNNEVYPLAFAVVESESTETWGWFLACLLTYVTDRTNLCIISDRHRGIQSCFDDTTRGYLQPPLTHHRYCLRHLVSNVNTNFNSVALKNLVWNAATANQVRKFENTMDCIKNVNPAAYDYLKEVNQEKWTLVHDHGHRYGAMTTNLSECFNGVLKGARSLPITAMVKFTFYKVNSYFDERRNKTLEKLEEGQVWCKYAYDKFEENQEKAKLHIVRRMSAQQRLYTVETQSSLLNTGGGDHTHRVSLIDMTCTCGKWEANKIPCSHLIAVCAKHNHDATEYMDHFYRLEERYHSYEPIFQPLKDRLEWPEPAERRTVMPNQRLIREKGRPKSTRIRNEMDDEDRELPTSLWIENGPKLKCGLCRQEGHNRRTCPTRNVASTSHGAM; encoded by the coding sequence ATGATGTGGGCAGTGATTAAGCGGACCCCCCAGTTCATAGCGTCTGACTTGTATGTAACTGTTGAGGCTGTTGGGTTCCATGGTAGTGCAAGTTCACAGCATGCCAGTGGGGTGGAAGAGCCACACTCATTGTCGGTTGACGTGCATCCTCCCTTTGCCTATGCCACGCCTTTCCCCTACAATAATCAACCATGTGCAATAGATCATTTGGACAACACCGAAGTGGTGGGCGCCACCAATACACATGATGTGGGAGGGTCTACTCACACATATGAGCATGTCCAAGCTGATATGGACGGGGGAATTGATATTGATGCCAGCCGAGATGTGTATGAAGAGTTCATTGATACAGATGGACCAGTGGACGACGCGGAGGTCTTAGATGTACCACTGATTGAAAATAACGAGGAAGATTGCCTTACAACAGTTCCTATCCCAGAATGGTTCACATCAAACACATGGGACAATATTAATGACCTTTCACCTGCATTGGGTACAGGACATCTTACAAGTTGGCATAAAGATGACCACCCAGCAAGGGGGATGCTATTCAAGAATAAAGCCTCTGTTCAATATGTGTTGACCCTCTACTCTGTGGAGCATAACAAGCAATACAAGTTCATCAAGTCTGACACCAATAGGCTGGTAGTGCGGTGTAAGAATGAGGCATGTCTGTGGTCAATTCGGGCCAATTGCAGCAAGAAGCACGGGATGTGGGTTATCAGTACATGTAAGGGTCCCCATAGTTGCTCATCCCTCCAGCTACCAACTGATGGGCGGATGATGGATTCAAAGTTCATCTCCATTGCACTTGAGAAGTATGTACGGGAAGACCTAACCCGAAAGGTAAGGGACTTGCGTAGTATGTTGCATGCAAGGCATGGGCATGATGTAACTATGTACAAGGTTTGGGAAGCCAAACAGAAGGCAGTTGCACGTATTTACGGGGATTTTGACGAGTCGTACACAGAATTGCCACGATTTCTAGCTGCATTGTCTGATGCAGATCCGGATACTGTGACCACACTAAAGTGTGACCCCAATGTCCCGGGGACTTGTATATTCAACTCCGCGTTTTGGGCTTTCGGTCCGTGTATTAGAGGGTTTAGGCATTGCAGGCCGGTGATAAGCATAGATGCAACGCACCTTTATGGCAAGTACAAAGGAAAGCTGTTGATAGCAATGGCAACAGATGGTAACAACGAGGTTTATCCACTCGCATTTGCCGTTGTCGAAAGCGAGAGCACGGAGACATGGGGATGGTTCTTGGCATGCCTGTTGACCTATGTTACAGACCGCACCAATTTGTGTATAATATCCGACAGGCATCGTGGGATACAATCATGCTTCGATGACACCACTAGGGGCTACTTGCAACCGCCCTTAACCCATCACCGGTATTGCCTCCGCCATTTAGTAAGCAATGTTAACACTAACTTCAATAGTGTGGCCTTGAAGAACTTGGTATGGAACGCAGCAACTGCGAATCAAGTTAGGAAGTTTGAGAACACCATGGATTGCATCAAGAATGTCAACCCGGCTGCGTACGACTATCTTAAGGAGGTAAATCAAGAAAAGTGGACACTTGTACACGACCATGGGCACCGAtatggggcaatgacaaccaacctGTCAGAGTGCTTCAATGGGGTACTTAAGGGCGCACGTAGCTTGCCCATAACTGCAATGGTGAAGTTTACATTTTACAAGGTGAACTCATACTTTGACGAACGTCGAAACAAAACCCTAGAGAAGTTGGAAGAGGGGCAAGTGTGGTGCAAATATGCCTATGACAAGTTCGAGGAAAATCAAGAGAAGGCGAAGCTCCATATTGTTAGAAGGATGAGTGCGCAACAACGGTTATATACAGTGGAGACACAGTCTTCACTGTTGAACACTGGCGGGGGAGATCACACCCATAGGGTTTCCCTCATAGACATGACATGCACGTGCGGCAAATGGGAAGCAAACAAGATCCCTTGTTCCCACTTGATAGCAGTTTGTGCCAAACACAACCATGATGCCACTGAGTATATGGATCATTTCTACCGCCTTGAAGAACGCTATCACAGCTATGAGCCTATATTCCAACCACTAAAAGATAGGTTAGAATGGCCGGAGCCAGCAGAAAGGAGAACCGTAATGCCAAACCAGCGGTTGATCCGTGAAAAAGGTCGGCCCAAGTCCACGAGAATCCGCAATGAGATGGATGACGAGGATAGGGAGTTGCCAACCTCATTGTGGATTGAGAATGGACCAAAGTTGAAGTGTGGGTTGTGTCGCCAAGAGGGTCATAACCGTCGTACATGTCCAACTCGAAATGTGGCTTCAACAAGCCATGGTGCTATGTAG
- the LOC126689122 gene encoding serine/threonine-protein phosphatase 7 long form homolog translates to MQALDRVRPGPDVDTQLAQQPNHRSSPLWRCAADEEAPGMIKVRRRKCVLPQGGLDPRIMQHIDAAGLTGLFKVPDMEVDHALITALVERWRPETHTFHLPHGEMGITLQDMEVMLGLPVDGLPVTGKTDYKWSELCEQLLGHKPPPPIPNSNKSTLAGARIRYTWLDAQFAAPLVVDAADEVVQQYARYHLLVRMGALLFMDRSADRVSLLPLQLLNPVSNARRYSWGSAALAWLYRQLCGASKKDAMQIGGALLLVQLWAYSRFPQLCPVVRPPLPPVHSGPLAIRWSGPKCTAEHATHVLAAYRASLATVRAEQIVWEPYTHTLGSLPAYCTAGQHIWRAEVPLIFFWIVEWHHPERVLRQFGMKQPVPSVVDTSTTLHKISLQGKWEKNWEVEHDPFIRQWANRVNVVRGSDLLDDDDTYLVEYMMWYNRHTRRYITPESAYWELMVRTMIRSIPRCDEGSDMHTDLTFTLELVEELGRLKLANALAEAVDIDRQAPVRGGQRGGSRGGGHRGGGQAGRSRTTESAPIYEEGNEEGVEEAWLGTDWVLSDDDGRTPRCTPGDGAGPSHSVDHQGTVPAHTTSHGASTDFEGPPRMSPPVFSGSAHDGGCIFVPTPGMPTPPLVQVDPTMSAPSQTAHGEAVQIEQIPAEDIEPVEALRRSRRLRAHAPDCGTGDGKIRPVRAYGRKRKDH, encoded by the exons ATGCAGGCACTAGATAGAGTGCGGCCTGGACCCGATGTGGATACCCAGTTGGCCCAGCAGCCGAATCATCGGTCAAGTCCACTTTGGAGGTGCGCCGCTGACGAG GAGGCGCCTGGCATGATAAAGGTTCGACGCCGTAAATGTGTATTGCCACAGGGTGGGTTAGATCCACGTATCATGCAACACATAGATGCAGCAGGGTTGACTGGTTTATTCAAGGTTCCTGATATGGAGGTCGACCACGCCTTGATCACGGCGTTGGTTGAGCGGTGGCGTCCGGAGACGCACACGTTCCACTTACCCCATGGAGAAATGGGTATCACCTTGCAAGATATGGAGGTGATGCTGGGGCTTCCGGTGGATGGGTTGCCTGTCACTGGGAAGACAGACTACAAATGGAGTGAGCTGTGCGAACAGTTGTTGGGCCATAAACCTCCACCCCCGATACCAAACTCAAACAAGTCTACCCTTGCTGGGGCGAGGATAAGATACACCTGGCTTGATGCACAGTTTGCCGCTCCCTTAGTTGTGGACGCTGCTGACGAAGTCGTGCAGCAATATGCCCGCTACCACCTACTTGTACGGATGGGGGCCCTCTTGTTCATGGACAGGTCTGCGGACCGGGTCTCACTGCTGCCTCTGCAGTTGCTCAACCCAGTCAGCAATGCGAGACGGTATAGCTGGGGTAGTGCAGCATTGGCCTGGCTGTATAGGCAACTTTGTGGTGCATCGAAGAAGGATGCGATGCAGATTGGAGGAGCACTCTTGTTGGTGCAGCTATGGGCCTATTCAAGGTTCCCACAATTATGCCCTGTTGTGAGGCCGCCTCTACCGCCAGTGCACTCAGGGCCCCTTGCCATTAG GTGGAGCGGGCCAAAATGCACCGCAGAGCATGCCACACACGTCCTTGCTGCGTACCGGGCGTCACTGGCTACAGTACGGGCCGAGCAG ATTGTATGGGAGCCGTACACGCATACGCTAGGCTCCCTACCTGCGTATTGCACTGCTGGGCAGCATATTTGGAGGGCCGAGGTGCCGTTGATATTCTTTTGGATAGTGGAGTGGCATCATCCTGAGCGAGTCCTCCGTCAGTTTGGGATGAAGCAACCAGTTCCAAGTGTCGTGGATACGTCGACTACCCTTCACAAGATATCCCTTCAGGGTAAATGGGAGAAGAACTGGGAGGTAGAACATGATCCCTTTATTCGGCAATGGGCCAACCGAGTGAATGTAGTTCGCGGGTCCGATCTCCTAGACGATGATGATACGTATCTCGTTGAGTACATGATGTGGTACAATCGCCACACAAGGCGGTACATAACACCAGAGTCTGCGTATTGGGAACTCATG GTTCGGACGATGATTAGGTCTATACCGAGGTGCGATGAAGGTTCTGACATGCACACTGACCTTACATTTACACTAGAGCTTGTGGAGGAGCTAGGCCGACTTAAATTGGCGAATGCGCTTGCAGAAGCAGTTGACATTGATAGACAGGCCCCAGTTCGTGGCGGGCAACGTGGTGGGTCTCGTGGGGGTGGACATCGTGGAGGTGGTCAAGCTGGTCGCAGCCGTACGACCGAGTCGGCTCCCATCTACGAGGAAGGGAATGAGGAGGGTGTAGAAGAGGCATGGCTTGGCACTGATTGGGTACTGTCTGATGACGACGGCAGGACACCGCGATGCACGCCTGGCGATGGTGCTGGGCCATCCCATAGCGTCGATCATCAGGGCACTGTTCCAGCCCACACTACATCCCATGGTGCTAGCACGGACTTTGAGGGCCCTCCTCGTATGTCGCCCCCAGTTTTCAGTGGATCTGCCCATGATGGTGGATGCATATTTGTCCCCACACCAGGCATGCCCACCCCACCTCTAGTGCAAGTGGACCCCACCATGTCAGCTCCATCTCAAACCGCCCACGGAGAGGCTGTACAGATTGAGCAGATACCGGCTGAGGACATTGAGCCGGTGGAGGCTTTGCGGAGATCGCGACGCCTGCGTGCGCATGCTCCCGATTGCGGGACCGGTGATG GTAAGATTAGACCTGTCAGGGCATATGGGCGGAAACGAAAAGATCATTAA
- the LOC126689124 gene encoding phloretin 4'-O-glucosyltransferase-like: MHWSFYINLTDLKYKTTILFLFRLFTTHIKYQIIMLKQQFVIVTFPAQGHINPAFQFAEHLIRLGVHVTFFTTIGAHRRGMIKSPPTDGLSFTTFSDGYDDGVVPMDDAKKQWDQLKCNGSKALTDLIVSTANKQCIVYTMLLPWVADVARELHLPSALLWIQPAMVFDIYYYYYNGFTDVIGNDSDDRPSCSIQLPGLPLLATRDLPSFLLASNPYALVLPQFQAQLEALVKESNPRVLMNTFDALEPEALKALEKLNLVSIGPLVPYSILDGRDPSNGSKNYIKWLNSKSESSVIYVSFGSLLVLKKQQMEEIARGLLDCGRPFLWVIRAKESGEEEELSCREELEQMGMIVPWCSQVEVLSHPSLGCFVTHCGWNSTLESLVLGVPMVAFPQWSDQGTNAKLIEDVWKTGVRVTVNKDGIVEGDEIKRCLELAVGDGERREAIRRNAKKWKELAIEAAKEVGSSYNNLKAFVDEIGEVKVAVKRV; encoded by the coding sequence ATGCATTGGTCCTTCTATATAAATCTCACAGATCTAAAGTACAAAACAACTATTCTGTTTTTGTTTAGACTATTTACAACCCatatcaaatatcaaataatcATGTTGAAGCAACAATTTGTCATAGTCACATTTCCTGCGCAAGGCCATATAAACCCCGCCTTCCAATTCGCAGAACACCTCATTCGCTTGGGAGTTCATGTCACATTCTTCACCACCATTGGCGCCCACCGTCGAGGCATGATCAAAAGCCCTCCTACTGACGGCTTGTCGTTCACCACCTTCTCTGACGGCTATGATGATGGAGTTGTACCTATGGACGATGCCAAAAAACAATGGGATCAGCTCAAGTGCAATGGCTCCAAAGCTCTCACTGACCTCATTGTCTCCACCGCCAATAAACAGTGCATAGTCTACACAATGCTTCTGCCTTGGGTTGCTGATGTGGCTCGAGAGCTTCATCTTCCTTCTGCCCTTCTTTGGATTCAGCCTGCAATGGTTTTCGACATATACTACTACTATTACAATGGTTTTACTGATGTTATTGGGAACGACAGCGATGACCGGCCCTCCTGTTCGATACAGTTACCAGGTTTGCCACTGCTTGCTACTCGTGACCTTCCCTCCTTCTTGCTTGCTTCAAACCCATATGCTCTTGTACTCCCTCAATTCCAAGCCCAACTTGAAGCTCTTGTAAAGGAGAGCAATCCTAGAGTTCTAATGAATACCTTTGATGCACTAGAGCCTGAGGCTTTAAAAGCGCTCGAAAAACTTAACTTGGTTTCAATTGGACCGCTAGTTCCATATTCTATTTTGGATGGAAGAGATCCGTCTAATGGCTCCAAAAATTACATCAAATGGCTCAACTCGAAATCCGAATCATCAGTCATTTACGTTTCATTTGGAAGCTTATTGGTGTTAAAAAAGCAACAAATGGAGGAAATTGCACGCGGATTGTTGGATTGTGGGAGGCCTTTCTTGTGGGTCATAAGAGCTAAGGAAAGTGGGGAAGAAGAGGAGTTGAGTTGTAGAGAGGAATTGGAACAAATGGGAATGATAGTGCCATGGTGTTCCCAAGTGGAGGTTTTGTCACATCCTTCACTAGGATGCTTTGTGACACATTGTGGTTGGAATTCAACTTTGGAGAGTTTGGTTTTAGGGGTGCCAATGGTAGCATTTCCACAGTGGTCTGATCAAGGGACGAATGCGAAGCTAATTGAAGATGTGTGGAAGACAGGAGTGAGGGTGACAGTGAATAaggatgggattgttgaaggtGATGAGATTAAGAGATGCTTGGAATTGGCTGTGGGAGATGGAGAAAGAAGGGAAGCAATTAGAAGGAATGCCAAGAAATGGAAGGAGTTGGCTATAGAGGCTGCCAAAGAAGTTGGTTCTTCCTATAACAATCTCAAAGCTTTTGTGGATGAGATTGGTGAAGTTAAAGTCGCTGTTAAAAGAGTATAG